A stretch of the Haloplanus aerogenes genome encodes the following:
- a CDS encoding homoserine dehydrogenase: MSLRLAVVGVGAVGRSVVELAPEYGHVVTAVADSRSSAVDASGLDAEAVFDRKEREGVVGDGAPEDALAADYDVLVEATPTTLGDAEPGFSHVQAALERDRHVVLANKGPVAERYADLRALEAESAGTVQFEAAVGGAIPILSTIADFGPGQITAARGVLNGTANFILSRMAAEGLGYEHVLAEAQDLGVAEADPAFDVEGTDAALKFVILANVLSQGDQVYSLDDATVEGIKSIPASALDLAAEDGRTVRLIGEATADGVRVGPRLVPQHDALAVTGTRNIVQFDTVNAGQLHLSGRGAGGPETATAILSDVGRLE; this comes from the coding sequence ATGAGCCTCCGTCTCGCCGTCGTCGGTGTCGGTGCGGTCGGCCGCTCCGTCGTCGAACTCGCGCCGGAGTACGGCCACGTCGTGACGGCGGTGGCCGACTCCCGGTCGTCGGCGGTCGACGCCAGCGGCCTCGACGCCGAGGCCGTGTTCGACCGCAAGGAGCGCGAGGGTGTGGTCGGGGACGGTGCCCCCGAGGACGCGCTCGCAGCCGACTACGACGTACTGGTCGAAGCGACGCCGACGACGCTCGGCGACGCCGAACCCGGCTTCTCGCACGTCCAGGCGGCGCTGGAACGCGACCGGCACGTCGTGCTGGCGAACAAGGGTCCCGTCGCCGAACGCTACGCCGACCTGCGGGCGCTCGAAGCCGAGAGCGCCGGGACGGTGCAGTTCGAGGCGGCCGTCGGCGGCGCCATCCCCATCCTCTCGACCATCGCGGACTTCGGCCCCGGACAGATCACGGCGGCGCGCGGCGTCCTCAACGGGACGGCCAACTTCATCCTCTCGCGGATGGCCGCCGAAGGGCTGGGGTACGAACACGTCCTCGCGGAGGCACAGGACCTCGGCGTCGCGGAGGCCGACCCCGCCTTCGACGTGGAGGGGACGGACGCGGCGCTGAAGTTCGTCATCCTGGCGAACGTGCTGAGTCAGGGCGATCAGGTGTACAGCCTCGACGACGCGACGGTCGAGGGGATCAAGTCGATTCCGGCGAGCGCGCTCGATCTAGCCGCGGAGGACGGGCGGACCGTTCGCCTGATCGGCGAGGCGACGGCCGACGGCGTCCGCGTGGGACCGCGACTCGTCCCCCAGCACGATGCGCTGGCGGTCACGGGGACGCGCAACATCGTCCAGTTCGACACGGTCAACGCGGGCCAGCTACACCTGAGCGGCCGCGGTGCGGGCGGCCCGGAGACGGCGACGGCGATTCTCTCGGACGTGGGCCGGCTGGAGTAG
- the tuf gene encoding translation elongation factor EF-1 subunit alpha — translation MSDKPHQNLAIIGHVDHGKSTLVGRLLFETGSVPEHVIEQYREEAEEKGKGGFEFAYVMDNLAEERERGVTIDIAHQEFDTDKYFFTIVDCPGHRDFVKNMITGASQADNAVLVVAADDGVAPQTREHVFLARTLGINELIIGVNKMDIVDYSEDTFNEVCEEVKQLLKQVRFGTEDASFIPISAFEGDNVAEKSGNMDWFDGPTLLEALNNLPETEPPTDAPLRLPIQDVYTISGIGTVPVGRVETGIMNVGDNVSFQPSDVGGEVKTIEMHHEEVPEAGPGDNVGFNVRGIGKDDIRRGDVCGPADDPPSVAETFQAQIVVMQHPSVITAGYTPVFHAHTAQVACTIESIDQKLDPASGEVAEENPDFIKSGDAAVVTVRPQKPLSIEPSSEIPELGSFAIRDMGQTIAAGKVLSVNER, via the coding sequence ATGAGTGACAAACCGCACCAGAATCTGGCCATTATCGGCCACGTCGACCACGGCAAGAGCACGCTCGTCGGCCGACTCCTGTTCGAGACAGGGTCGGTCCCCGAGCACGTAATTGAGCAGTACCGCGAGGAAGCCGAGGAGAAGGGCAAGGGCGGCTTCGAGTTCGCCTACGTCATGGACAACCTCGCCGAGGAGCGAGAGCGTGGTGTCACCATCGACATCGCCCACCAGGAGTTCGACACCGACAAGTACTTCTTCACCATCGTCGACTGTCCGGGTCACCGTGACTTCGTGAAGAACATGATCACGGGTGCCTCGCAGGCCGACAACGCGGTGCTCGTCGTCGCGGCCGACGACGGCGTCGCGCCCCAGACCCGCGAGCACGTCTTCCTGGCCCGCACGCTCGGGATCAACGAACTGATCATCGGCGTGAACAAGATGGACATCGTCGACTACTCCGAGGACACCTTCAACGAGGTCTGCGAAGAGGTCAAGCAGCTCCTCAAGCAGGTCCGCTTCGGCACGGAGGACGCGTCCTTCATCCCGATTTCGGCCTTCGAGGGCGACAACGTCGCCGAGAAGTCCGGCAACATGGACTGGTTCGACGGCCCGACCCTGCTCGAGGCCCTGAACAACCTGCCGGAGACGGAGCCGCCGACGGACGCGCCGCTCCGCCTGCCGATTCAGGACGTCTACACCATCTCCGGTATCGGGACGGTCCCGGTCGGCCGTGTCGAGACGGGTATCATGAACGTCGGCGACAACGTGAGCTTCCAGCCCTCGGACGTCGGTGGCGAGGTCAAGACCATCGAGATGCACCACGAAGAGGTGCCCGAGGCCGGCCCCGGCGACAACGTCGGGTTCAACGTCCGCGGCATCGGCAAGGACGACATCCGCCGCGGTGACGTCTGTGGCCCGGCCGACGACCCGCCGTCCGTCGCCGAGACGTTCCAGGCGCAGATCGTCGTGATGCAGCACCCGTCGGTCATCACCGCTGGCTACACGCCGGTCTTCCACGCCCACACGGCGCAGGTCGCGTGTACCATCGAGTCCATCGACCAGAAGCTCGACCCCGCCAGTGGCGAGGTCGCCGAGGAGAACCCGGACTTCATCAAGTCCGGCGACGCTGCGGTCGTGACCGTTCGCCCGCAGAAGCCCCTCAGCATCGAGCCATCGTCCGAGATTCCGGAGCTCGGTAGCTTCGCCATCCGCGACATGGGTCAGACCATCGCGGCCGGCAAAGTGCTCTCGGTCAACGAGCGATAG
- a CDS encoding DUF1028 domain-containing protein, with product MTYSICVRERGAAGHRFGVAAAARVPAVGSVCPHVGDEGAVAVAGVADRDLGGRCLAALADGRRLDAVVDEMTDDTADRWQLHGVDAASSAAHTGDDCRPVAGHHAGDGYTVAGTSMADEEVLDALERGYRENERDAPLAYRLLTALAAGERAGGDGRDLPVGSAAVVVRTPGAGPEPLYHDLRVDASETPVADLRETYRQAKQGYEAAVERYQTENS from the coding sequence GTGACCTACAGCATCTGCGTCCGGGAGCGGGGTGCAGCGGGCCATCGCTTCGGCGTCGCCGCCGCAGCCCGCGTCCCGGCGGTGGGGAGCGTCTGCCCGCACGTGGGGGACGAGGGCGCCGTCGCGGTGGCCGGCGTCGCCGACCGTGACCTCGGGGGGCGATGTCTGGCCGCCCTCGCGGACGGCCGGCGACTCGACGCCGTGGTCGACGAGATGACCGACGACACCGCCGACCGCTGGCAACTCCACGGCGTCGACGCCGCATCGAGCGCCGCCCACACCGGCGACGACTGTCGCCCCGTCGCGGGCCACCACGCAGGCGACGGCTACACCGTCGCCGGCACGTCGATGGCCGACGAGGAAGTTCTCGACGCGCTGGAGCGGGGGTACCGCGAGAACGAGCGCGACGCGCCGCTCGCCTACCGCCTGCTCACGGCGCTGGCGGCCGGGGAGCGCGCGGGCGGCGACGGACGGGACCTGCCGGTCGGAAGTGCGGCAGTGGTCGTGCGGACGCCCGGCGCGGGGCCGGAACCGCTGTATCACGACTTGCGGGTCGACGCCAGCGAGACGCCAGTCGCCGATTTACGGGAGACGTACCGGCAAGCGAAGCAGGGGTACGAGGCGGCGGTGGAGCGTTATCAGACCGAGAACTCGTAG
- a CDS encoding amino acid-binding protein gives MSDEAVTTEDAAADPETDGGERPQTHTIRLELVDKPGELLSALRPIAENGGNLLSIFHERGNLTPRGHIPVEVDVECPPDRFETIVEALREEGVNVIQAGAERYGEQLTLLLVGDIVDTDLSDTLRRIESSTDATLADLSLSAPEGRGSASSARLRLATRTGRMDEVFAHVREIADEKELDVIEPLVEVGE, from the coding sequence ATGAGCGACGAGGCAGTCACCACCGAGGATGCCGCCGCCGACCCCGAAACCGACGGTGGCGAGCGTCCACAGACGCACACTATCCGGCTGGAACTCGTCGACAAACCGGGCGAACTGCTGTCGGCACTCCGCCCTATCGCGGAGAACGGCGGCAACTTGCTCTCGATATTCCACGAACGCGGGAACCTCACGCCGCGTGGCCACATCCCTGTCGAGGTTGACGTGGAGTGTCCGCCGGATCGGTTCGAGACCATCGTCGAAGCGCTCCGCGAGGAGGGCGTCAACGTCATCCAGGCCGGCGCGGAGCGGTACGGCGAGCAGTTGACGCTCCTGCTCGTCGGTGACATCGTGGACACCGACCTCTCCGACACCTTGCGGCGCATCGAGTCGAGTACGGACGCGACGCTCGCGGATCTCTCGCTCTCGGCGCCCGAAGGACGGGGAAGCGCGTCGAGCGCGCGCCTCCGGCTGGCGACCCGGACCGGACGGATGGACGAGGTGTTCGCGCACGTCCGCGAGATTGCCGACGAGAAGGAGTTGGACGTGATCGAACCGCTCGTGGAGGTGGGCGAATGA
- the uvrA gene encoding excinuclease ABC subunit UvrA codes for MSKDYIEVRGAEEHNLKDLDVRIPREEFSVVTGLSGSGKSSLAFETVYAEGQRRYIESLSAYARNFLGQMDKPQVESVEGLSPAISIDQKNAANNPRSTVGTVTELHDYLRLLYARVGTPHCPECGREVGEQSASQMVRRLLELPEGTRAKLCAPIVRDQKGAFEDRFDDLVSEGYSRVEVDGEPYDLTMDRPDLDENYDHTIDVVVDRVTIDPDARSRITDSVETALEEAGGVLKVILPDPPEGVELGGSTARSTGDLAADPDADAADDDDGDAPDRLVVEFSEDLACTHCGIDIPEIETRSFSFNSPHGACPECEGIGNAKEVDPDLVVQDESKPLKNVFEPWSYNRSYYRRQLDSVARHFGVSVDTPFEELDEAVQDAFLFGTDEDVLFEWTTKNGVRRKEQPFEGVIGNLERRHVETDSDNTRDHIEEFMAVTTCPECDGTRLKPASRAVLVDGTAITEVNRMSIADALAHFEGLEGALTERERTIAEEILKEIRARLGFMQEVGLDYLTLDREASTLSGGESQRIRLATQVGSGLVGVLYVLDEPSIGLHQRDNDRLLDTLEGLRDLGNTLLVVEHDEETMRRADNVIDMGPGPGKRGGEVVVQGDFDEVVSCDESITADYLAGRREIPVPDERRDPDDGTLAIRGARQHNLDDVDVSIPLGQFVAITGVSGSGKSTLMHDVLYKGLAREMNDNTSVDPGDHDAIEGYDRIETVRLIDQSPIGRTPRSNPATYTGVFDHVRELFAETKLANQRGYEKGRFSFNVKGGRCEECGGQGTVKIEMNFLSDVYVPCEECDGARYNDETLDVTYKGATIADVLNMEVDEALDFFEANPGIRRRLELLQDVGLGYMQLGQPSTTLSGGEAQRVKLAEELGKKDSGETLYLLDEPTTGLHPEDERKLIEVLHRLADAGNTVVVIEHELDLVKNADHVIDLGPEGGEGGGEVVATGTPEEVARLDDSHTGRYLRDLLPDVALTGPRSDRRKPAKAASND; via the coding sequence ATGAGTAAGGACTATATCGAGGTTCGCGGGGCCGAGGAACACAACCTCAAGGACCTCGACGTCCGCATCCCCCGCGAGGAGTTCAGCGTCGTTACCGGGCTCTCCGGATCGGGCAAGTCGTCGCTCGCCTTCGAGACGGTCTACGCCGAAGGTCAGCGTCGCTACATCGAATCCCTCTCCGCCTACGCCCGCAACTTTCTCGGGCAGATGGACAAGCCGCAGGTCGAGAGCGTCGAGGGCCTCTCGCCGGCCATCTCTATCGACCAGAAGAACGCGGCCAACAACCCCCGGTCGACCGTCGGTACCGTCACCGAACTCCACGACTACCTCCGCCTGCTGTACGCTCGCGTCGGCACGCCTCACTGTCCCGAGTGCGGCCGCGAGGTCGGCGAACAGAGCGCGAGTCAGATGGTCCGCCGCCTCCTCGAACTCCCCGAGGGGACGCGGGCCAAACTCTGTGCCCCGATCGTCCGCGACCAGAAGGGCGCCTTCGAGGATCGTTTCGACGACCTCGTGAGCGAGGGGTACAGTCGGGTCGAGGTCGACGGCGAACCCTACGATCTGACGATGGATCGCCCCGACCTGGACGAGAACTACGACCACACCATCGACGTGGTGGTCGACCGCGTGACGATCGATCCCGACGCTCGCTCGCGTATCACCGACTCCGTCGAGACGGCGCTGGAAGAAGCGGGCGGCGTCCTGAAGGTGATCCTCCCCGACCCGCCCGAGGGCGTCGAACTCGGCGGCTCGACGGCCCGGTCGACCGGTGATCTGGCCGCGGACCCGGACGCCGACGCCGCGGACGACGACGACGGCGACGCCCCCGACCGCCTCGTCGTCGAATTTTCGGAGGATCTGGCCTGCACCCACTGCGGCATCGACATCCCCGAAATCGAGACGCGGAGCTTCTCCTTTAACAGCCCCCATGGCGCCTGCCCGGAGTGTGAGGGCATCGGCAACGCGAAGGAGGTCGACCCCGACCTCGTCGTGCAGGACGAGAGCAAGCCGTTGAAAAACGTCTTCGAGCCGTGGAGCTACAACCGGTCGTACTACCGCCGGCAACTCGACTCCGTGGCGCGACACTTCGGCGTCTCCGTCGACACGCCCTTCGAGGAACTGGACGAGGCGGTACAGGACGCTTTCCTCTTCGGCACCGACGAGGACGTGCTCTTCGAGTGGACGACGAAAAACGGCGTTCGTCGGAAGGAACAGCCCTTCGAGGGCGTGATCGGCAACCTCGAACGTCGGCACGTCGAGACGGATTCGGACAACACCCGCGACCACATCGAGGAGTTCATGGCCGTCACCACCTGTCCCGAGTGTGACGGCACGCGCCTCAAGCCCGCCTCGCGGGCCGTCCTCGTCGACGGGACGGCCATCACCGAGGTGAACCGCATGAGCATCGCGGACGCCCTCGCCCACTTCGAGGGACTGGAAGGCGCGCTCACCGAGCGCGAACGCACCATCGCCGAGGAGATTCTGAAGGAGATTCGCGCCCGCCTCGGCTTCATGCAGGAAGTCGGGCTGGACTACCTCACCCTCGACCGCGAGGCGTCCACCCTCTCCGGCGGCGAGTCTCAGCGCATCCGCCTCGCCACGCAGGTCGGCTCCGGTCTCGTGGGCGTCCTCTACGTCCTCGACGAGCCATCCATCGGCCTGCACCAGCGCGACAACGACCGCCTGCTCGACACCCTCGAAGGACTACGGGACCTCGGCAACACCCTCCTCGTCGTCGAACACGACGAGGAGACGATGCGCCGCGCGGACAACGTCATCGACATGGGACCCGGCCCGGGCAAGCGCGGCGGCGAAGTCGTCGTGCAGGGCGACTTCGACGAGGTGGTCAGTTGTGACGAATCCATCACGGCCGACTACCTCGCCGGCCGACGCGAGATTCCGGTGCCCGACGAGCGCCGCGACCCCGACGACGGCACCCTCGCGATCCGCGGCGCCCGCCAGCACAACCTCGACGACGTGGACGTATCCATCCCGCTGGGCCAGTTCGTCGCCATCACCGGCGTCTCCGGCTCCGGCAAGTCCACGCTCATGCACGACGTGCTCTACAAGGGGCTCGCCCGCGAGATGAACGACAACACCTCCGTCGACCCCGGCGACCACGACGCCATCGAGGGCTACGATCGGATCGAGACGGTGCGGCTCATCGACCAGTCCCCCATCGGCCGCACCCCTCGCTCCAACCCCGCCACCTACACCGGCGTCTTCGACCACGTCCGCGAACTCTTCGCGGAGACCAAACTCGCGAACCAGCGCGGCTACGAGAAGGGGCGTTTCTCGTTCAACGTCAAGGGCGGCCGCTGTGAGGAGTGTGGCGGACAGGGCACGGTCAAAATCGAGATGAACTTCCTCTCGGACGTGTACGTCCCCTGCGAGGAGTGTGACGGCGCTCGCTACAACGACGAGACGCTCGACGTGACCTACAAGGGCGCGACCATCGCGGACGTGCTGAACATGGAGGTCGACGAGGCGCTGGACTTCTTCGAGGCCAACCCCGGCATCCGTCGTCGCCTCGAACTCTTACAGGACGTGGGCCTCGGCTACATGCAACTCGGCCAGCCCTCGACCACGCTCTCCGGCGGCGAGGCCCAGCGCGTCAAACTCGCGGAGGAGTTGGGCAAGAAGGACTCCGGCGAGACGCTCTACCTGCTCGACGAACCGACCACGGGGCTGCACCCCGAGGACGAACGCAAGTTGATCGAGGTGCTCCACCGCCTCGCCGACGCCGGCAACACGGTGGTCGTCATCGAACACGAACTCGACCTCGTGAAAAACGCCGACCACGTGATCGACCTCGGTCCCGAGGGTGGCGAGGGTGGCGGCGAAGTGGTGGCGACGGGAACACCCGAAGAGGTGGCGCGACTCGACGACTCCCACACCGGTCGGTATCTGCGCGACCTGCTCCCCGACGTGGCGCTGACGGGGCCGCGCTCGGATCGGCGCAAGCCGGCGAAGGCCGCGAGCAACGACTAG
- a CDS encoding DUF7562 family protein yields MWRSGSDGGRDRKTVVCIACGTSLHRSEAREYDKEGDRWSRHGKEFEHLCKECYRNLCHQPRDELETLLVDIGDGENLSQQTFLERYYGAVEERYGSAEEPES; encoded by the coding sequence ATGTGGCGTTCCGGATCGGATGGGGGACGGGATCGGAAGACGGTCGTGTGTATCGCGTGTGGCACGTCGCTCCACCGATCCGAGGCCCGCGAGTACGACAAAGAGGGCGACCGCTGGAGCCGACACGGCAAGGAGTTCGAACACCTCTGTAAGGAGTGTTACCGGAACCTCTGTCACCAGCCGCGGGACGAACTCGAAACCCTCCTCGTCGACATCGGTGACGGCGAAAACCTCTCCCAGCAGACCTTTCTCGAACGGTATTACGGTGCCGTCGAGGAGCGGTACGGCTCGGCCGAAGAGCCCGAATCCTGA
- a CDS encoding RNA-binding protein, with the protein MEVKSRHHLRSDEIRELESTLEDALGVDLDGDTYERVDLVDTEFDLVLVDGEPSVFFVDGEPFLTVRGANTYPPQRRVVTVDAGAIQFVSDGADVMRPGIVDADESIDPGDLVAIVEETHGKALAVGRALEPGADLTGDSGKVVESVHHVGDDLYEFSV; encoded by the coding sequence ATGGAAGTCAAATCCCGCCATCACCTGCGGAGCGACGAGATACGGGAACTGGAGTCGACGCTCGAGGACGCTCTCGGTGTCGACCTCGACGGCGACACCTACGAGCGCGTCGACCTCGTCGACACCGAGTTCGATCTGGTGCTCGTCGACGGTGAGCCGTCCGTCTTCTTCGTCGACGGCGAACCCTTCCTGACGGTCCGCGGCGCGAACACCTACCCGCCACAGCGGCGGGTCGTCACCGTCGATGCCGGCGCCATCCAGTTCGTCAGCGACGGCGCGGACGTGATGCGCCCCGGCATCGTCGACGCCGACGAGAGCATCGACCCCGGCGACCTCGTCGCCATCGTCGAGGAGACCCACGGCAAGGCGCTGGCGGTGGGCCGGGCGCTCGAACCCGGCGCCGACCTCACCGGCGACTCGGGCAAGGTCGTCGAATCCGTCCACCACGTCGGCGACGACCTCTACGAGTTCTCGGTCTGA
- the rpsJ gene encoding 30S ribosomal protein S10: MQQARVRLAGTSPEDLDGICDEVREIANKTGVNLSGPIPLPTKTLEVPARKSPDGEGTATWEHWEMRVHKRLIDIDADERALRQLMRIQVPNDVSIEIVLED, translated from the coding sequence ATGCAGCAGGCACGCGTTCGCCTGGCGGGCACGAGCCCCGAGGACCTCGACGGCATCTGCGACGAAGTCCGCGAGATCGCGAACAAGACGGGCGTCAACCTCAGCGGGCCGATCCCGCTGCCGACGAAGACGCTGGAAGTCCCGGCCCGCAAGTCCCCCGACGGCGAGGGGACCGCGACCTGGGAACACTGGGAGATGCGCGTCCACAAGCGGCTGATCGACATCGACGCGGACGAACGCGCACTCCGTCAGCTCATGCGCATCCAGGTGCCGAACGACGTCAGCATCGAGATCGTCCTCGAGGACTGA
- a CDS encoding ribonuclease catalytic domain-containing protein: MTNDSEAQAQAGTAEGQGPVEITPAEARQLQEKREDLFEEFEIRDEFPSEVRREARERTDGVQQEIQDELDHREDLRDLTAWTTDPIDAQDFDDAISVREEEDAYRLWVHIADVTHYVHPDSAMWEEAVQRGNTVYLPAYTIHMLPPILAETVCSLVPEEDRLAHTVEMELDKETLSFETIDIYKSVIRSDERLTYSQCENRLEDPEAPLHEENTLAFELADRMHEQRKEDGSLVLNPRRDRAHTIIEECMLKANKAVTHELMWNRGVEAMYRVHPQPTPDQWNDALREIQELDGVSIPSDKWDDPRKAVNGALENAPDRMLSKIQRAVLKVMPRAKYMNDPFGGHHALNFDIYGHFTSPIRRLSDLINHWIVHENDVPEDLIELCDRASDRQKDGETVERLYKGFMEEIGLDPYAVNNRGVVTVDEDGTVLNDEGLPPAEDR; encoded by the coding sequence ATGACGAACGATTCTGAGGCGCAGGCCCAAGCCGGGACGGCCGAGGGCCAGGGCCCGGTCGAGATTACGCCGGCCGAAGCCCGCCAGTTACAGGAGAAACGCGAGGACCTGTTCGAGGAATTCGAGATCCGCGACGAGTTTCCCTCCGAAGTCCGCCGCGAGGCACGCGAGCGAACCGATGGCGTCCAGCAAGAGATTCAGGACGAACTCGATCACCGCGAGGACCTCCGGGATCTGACCGCGTGGACGACCGACCCCATCGACGCGCAGGACTTCGACGACGCGATCAGCGTCCGCGAGGAGGAGGACGCCTACCGCCTGTGGGTCCACATCGCCGACGTGACCCACTACGTCCACCCAGACTCCGCGATGTGGGAGGAAGCCGTCCAGCGCGGGAACACGGTCTATCTCCCCGCCTACACCATCCACATGCTCCCGCCGATTCTCGCGGAGACGGTGTGTTCGCTGGTTCCCGAGGAAGACCGCCTCGCGCACACGGTCGAGATGGAACTCGACAAGGAGACCCTGTCGTTCGAGACCATCGACATCTACAAATCCGTCATTCGGAGCGACGAACGGCTCACCTACAGTCAGTGTGAGAACCGGCTCGAAGACCCCGAGGCACCGCTCCACGAGGAGAACACCCTCGCGTTCGAGCTCGCGGATCGAATGCACGAACAGCGCAAAGAGGACGGCTCACTCGTCCTGAACCCGCGGCGGGACCGCGCCCACACCATCATCGAGGAGTGCATGCTGAAGGCGAACAAGGCGGTGACGCACGAACTGATGTGGAACCGAGGCGTCGAGGCGATGTATCGCGTCCACCCCCAGCCGACGCCGGATCAGTGGAACGACGCGCTCCGGGAGATTCAGGAACTCGACGGCGTCTCCATCCCCTCCGACAAGTGGGACGATCCGCGCAAGGCCGTCAACGGGGCACTGGAGAACGCCCCCGACCGGATGCTGTCGAAGATCCAGCGCGCGGTGCTGAAGGTGATGCCGCGGGCGAAGTACATGAACGACCCCTTCGGCGGCCACCACGCGCTCAACTTCGACATCTACGGCCACTTCACCTCGCCCATTCGACGGCTCTCCGACCTGATCAACCACTGGATCGTCCACGAGAACGACGTGCCCGAGGATCTGATCGAACTCTGTGACCGGGCGTCCGACAGGCAGAAAGACGGCGAGACGGTCGAACGCCTCTACAAAGGGTTCATGGAGGAGATCGGTCTCGACCCGTACGCGGTGAACAACCGCGGCGTCGTCACCGTCGACGAGGACGGAACCGTGCTGAACGACGAAGGGCTACCGCCGGCCGAAGATCGATAG
- a CDS encoding sensor histidine kinase, which produces MAGLLTQIDRTLVRLFEAGPDGGRRRRERLARFGACTAVSLTGVALFLPNLTPYLASGQPAVGLGLGALGVVVCLGLIVAGALLYRSGFSTPNAVRIAVWNFLGLVVLGGVILGHGAYRGALGTVTTADALAAGNVLAISAAAHVIIGVHDARRVRAEQLAREREKFAVLSRVLRHNLRNDATVLIGQSERLVDELDGSLAETADALHQRSRTVGGLAEKTKTMVEALDRRSTPNARLNVHDVATDAVDEVREVVADEADVDITVDVPTNLWIWADDRIETALAELVENAVEHGGSDIRVTATTHDGTVDVRVEDDGPGIPDDERAILSGDTEITQLKHGSGLGLWVARSVAEAANGELTFDTDGERTVVRLAHDRAESPVEAAGDPSPAAAT; this is translated from the coding sequence ATGGCTGGCCTCCTCACTCAGATCGACCGCACGCTCGTTCGGCTGTTCGAGGCGGGTCCCGACGGCGGCAGACGTCGTCGGGAACGACTCGCCCGCTTCGGCGCCTGTACGGCGGTCAGTTTGACCGGTGTCGCCCTCTTTCTTCCCAACCTCACCCCGTATCTCGCCTCGGGGCAGCCGGCAGTCGGGCTGGGACTGGGGGCGCTGGGTGTCGTCGTCTGTCTCGGTCTGATCGTCGCTGGCGCACTCCTGTATCGAAGCGGTTTCTCGACGCCGAACGCGGTGCGGATCGCCGTCTGGAACTTCCTCGGACTCGTCGTCCTCGGAGGTGTCATCCTCGGCCACGGCGCCTACCGTGGCGCACTCGGGACGGTGACGACGGCCGACGCGCTCGCGGCGGGGAACGTCCTCGCGATCAGCGCGGCCGCGCACGTCATCATCGGTGTCCACGACGCCCGGCGGGTGCGCGCGGAGCAACTGGCCCGCGAGCGCGAGAAGTTCGCCGTTCTCAGTCGCGTCCTGCGTCACAACCTGCGAAACGACGCCACGGTGTTGATCGGGCAGTCCGAACGGCTGGTGGACGAACTCGACGGATCGCTCGCCGAGACGGCCGACGCCCTCCACCAGCGCTCCCGGACGGTCGGCGGCCTCGCGGAAAAGACCAAGACGATGGTCGAAGCGCTGGACCGGCGGTCGACGCCGAACGCGCGGCTGAACGTCCACGACGTCGCCACCGACGCCGTCGACGAGGTGCGCGAGGTGGTCGCCGACGAGGCGGACGTAGATATCACCGTCGACGTGCCGACGAACCTGTGGATCTGGGCGGACGACCGAATCGAGACTGCCCTGGCCGAACTGGTCGAGAACGCGGTCGAACACGGTGGCTCCGATATCCGGGTTACTGCCACCACCCACGACGGGACGGTCGACGTTCGCGTCGAGGACGACGGGCCGGGTATTCCGGACGACGAGCGGGCCATCCTCTCGGGCGACACGGAGATCACGCAACTCAAACACGGCAGCGGGCTGGGGCTCTGGGTCGCGCGGTCCGTCGCGGAGGCCGCGAACGGTGAGTTGACGTTCGACACCGACGGCGAGCGGACGGTCGTCCGTCTCGCACACGACCGGGCCGAGTCGCCGGTCGAGGCGGCCGGCGACCCGTCTCCCGCCGCGGCGACGTAA
- a CDS encoding cell division protein SepF has translation MGIMSKILGGGGTHSTEDYVELNLDDFDTARAEASMQVQIAEISEQRDAMAIKDAVYDGNLVIADITRMSPSDSVVDRILEDLRQVAREVDGDVVQKGEDEIIVAPTGVKISREKLS, from the coding sequence ATGGGCATCATGAGCAAGATCCTCGGCGGTGGCGGTACCCACAGCACCGAGGATTACGTCGAACTGAACCTGGACGACTTCGACACGGCGCGGGCCGAGGCGAGCATGCAGGTCCAGATCGCCGAAATCAGCGAACAGCGCGACGCCATGGCGATCAAGGACGCCGTCTACGACGGCAACCTCGTCATCGCGGACATCACGCGGATGAGCCCGAGCGACAGCGTGGTCGACCGGATTCTGGAGGACCTCCGGCAGGTCGCTCGCGAAGTCGACGGCGACGTGGTTCAGAAGGGTGAGGACGAGATCATCGTCGCGCCGACGGGCGTGAAGATCAGCCGCGAGAAACTGTCCTGA